The following nucleotide sequence is from Ferruginibacter lapsinanis.
TTCACTTCTCTGTTAGCAACCAGATCTTCTACCACCTTTTTAAACATCAGGTTTAATCTTGGCGCTACTCTGAAGCCCAGCCTGAATTCCACACGTATAATATCATTAGGAATAATATGCTCTACCACATATTCGCAGGTATATGGATCATCCAATGTGTCAACATGCACAAACCAATAAATATCAGCTCGTTTTGGTTTACCACTCAGTATCGAATATATGATCTTGTGTTCAATTTCTTTAGGATTGTCTGCACTTGTTAAATACACCAAATGCGTAGCATATTTTGGCACGGTAACATCGCTGCTCAATTCTTCCAACTTAGAAATATATTCTTCCAGGCGTACAAACTCAACATACCTGTTTTTAATTTTCCTTGCCCGATACCATACGTACATTACTGCAAACAATCCACCTCCTACCAATAAAGCTACATATCCGCCATGAGGGAATTTATCCAAGTTGGCAATTAAAAACCCTATTTCGATCGTTAAAAAAACTGCTAAGAAAAGATAGATAAGAAATGCAGGTGTTCTTCGAGATACCAGGTAATTGGAGAATAAAATAGTTGTTGCCAACATACATAATGTAATAGCTAAACCATATGCAGCACCCATTGCACTGGATGTTTGAAAATATATCACAATAAAACAACAGCCGGCAAAAAGTAAAGTATTGATTCCCGGAATATATAATTGCCCCTTAGCTTCACTCGGGTAATTGATCTTCATCTTAGGCCATAGATTTAATCGTATGGCTTCACTGATCAATGTAAATGATCCGCTAATTAATGCCTGGCTTGCAATGATAGCAGCAGCAGTAGCAATAATGATCCCTACAAACAAGAACCAATGTGGCATTACCTCAAAAAAAGGATTTTGCATTGGCAAGGCTCCGGGTATCGTTTTAGAGAGGTGTCCTGTAGCAAATATTTTTCCTGTATGGTTGTGTAATAGCCATGCTCCCTGGCCCAGGTAATTAAGAATAAGCGCAGACTTTACAAAGATCCAGGTGTAACGAATATTGGCTCTTCCGCAATGCCCCAGATCACTATATAATGCCTCGGCACCAGTAGTACATAAGAACACTGCTCCCAACAATAAAAAACCATTAGGGTAATTAGTCAATAATTTAATAGCATAGTAAGGATTAAATGCTTTGAAAATACTAAGATCATCGGATATATGCATTACTCCTAAAATTGCCAACATGCTAAACCATATAAGCATGATGGGGCCAAACATTTTTCCTATGGAAGCTGTACCAAACTGTTGCATAAAAAACAAGACAGTCAATATCCCTAATATAATAAAAATGATATTGCTTTCTGAAATATCACTGAGCGCAGGAATATTACGTAAGCCTTCTATTGCTGAAGCCACCGAAATTGGTGGCGTGATCATCCCATCCGCAAGTAGGGCTGCTCCTCCAATCATTGCCGGAATAACCAGCCATTTTTTTTGCCTTCGTACCAGCGTATACAAAGAGAAGATCCCTCCCTCACCACGGTTATCTGCTTTTAGCGTAAGTATTACATATTTTACTGTGGTTTGTAAAGTCAATGTCCAAATAATACATGACAGGCCTCCAATAATTAAAAGAGGTTCAATCATTTTGCCATTGATAATTTCACTAAAAACGTAAAGCGGAGATGTTCCTATATCGCCATAAATAATTCCTAAAGCAACAATTAATCCTGCGGCTGTTACTTTGTTAACGTGTTTGTTCACTACAGATTGTTTTTGGTAAGATGGCTTTTACTATCCAACCGGTTGCATATAAGTACCAGATTCAATTAGAAGCCAACACAAATGTATATTGAAAAATAGAATTTCTCCCTATTTTAATGCATATTATTGTTATGCATTAAAACACGAGCCCCCTGCTTTTAGGCAAGGGGCATATACAAACAATACAAAATCGAACAATAAAGATTTTAATCAGGTTTCTTTCCGTCTAAAAATGTGTTGATAGTGCTGATCTCTGACTGGTTATTTTCATCAGTTTTTACAGTGTATTTGCTGTAAAAACTTTCTACGTCTGCAATGGAATTGTGCATTTCCATATTGCGGCGAAGGTAAGCCGGCACGGCCTCAAACTCATTGTTAGGATCGGCTGCATTGATGTTGAATGACAAATTACGCAGCTTCGCAATGCGTTCCATAGCCCGGCGCCTAAGCTCCTCTGTTTCGTCCTGCATCGCAGGCTCCTCAACATTGGACATCATGATGGGCTGAGTTTGTTGTACTAATGGCTTTTCCTCCGCCGCTTGATGGTCTTCTTTAACCACCAATTGCATTTCCATCTCAGGTTCGTCTTCCTGTAGATTTATCTGCAATGGGGCTGGCTTTTGATCTGTATTGGATTCAGCTTTCTGATGCTGCTCTTCCACATAAATGTTGGAAGGTTTCACCAAAAAGCCACCTGCTGACGAGGCAGGTGCGCTAGCTTCGTCATTTATTTTTAAAGACAAATTTTCATTGATAACTTCTGCTGGTTTTTCTGCAGGAAGAGGTACAGTTGGCATATCAAACTCTATGACTGGTACCTGATCTTGCGCCGAGGATATTTCAAAAAATACCGGAGTATCATCGATTTTGTCCGCTGGAGTTTTGCCAGGTATTTCTATTTGCGCTTCTG
It contains:
- a CDS encoding KUP/HAK/KT family potassium transporter, whose amino-acid sequence is MNKHVNKVTAAGLIVALGIIYGDIGTSPLYVFSEIINGKMIEPLLIIGGLSCIIWTLTLQTTVKYVILTLKADNRGEGGIFSLYTLVRRQKKWLVIPAMIGGAALLADGMITPPISVASAIEGLRNIPALSDISESNIIFIILGILTVLFFMQQFGTASIGKMFGPIMLIWFSMLAILGVMHISDDLSIFKAFNPYYAIKLLTNYPNGFLLLGAVFLCTTGAEALYSDLGHCGRANIRYTWIFVKSALILNYLGQGAWLLHNHTGKIFATGHLSKTIPGALPMQNPFFEVMPHWFLFVGIIIATAAAIIASQALISGSFTLISEAIRLNLWPKMKINYPSEAKGQLYIPGINTLLFAGCCFIVIYFQTSSAMGAAYGLAITLCMLATTILFSNYLVSRRTPAFLIYLFLAVFLTIEIGFLIANLDKFPHGGYVALLVGGGLFAVMYVWYRARKIKNRYVEFVRLEEYISKLEELSSDVTVPKYATHLVYLTSADNPKEIEHKIIYSILSGKPKRADIYWFVHVDTLDDPYTCEYVVEHIIPNDIIRVEFRLGFRVAPRLNLMFKKVVEDLVANREVNVTSRYESQQRNNVVGDFQFIVMEKFLSQDNELPFMERIIMKLYFWFKEISLSEEKGFGLIQSNVQVEKFPLIVAPVSKLKLQRVYHDEEEEEELG